In one Amia ocellicauda isolate fAmiCal2 chromosome 2, fAmiCal2.hap1, whole genome shotgun sequence genomic region, the following are encoded:
- the adcyap1b gene encoding adenylate cyclase activating polypeptide 1b isoform X3, translated as MAMSSKATLGLLIYGIIMHCSVYCSPIGLSYPKIRLESEVPMYDEDGNSLQDLAFDRDQIAIRSPPSVIDDVYTLYYPPEKSGGSNMEDDSEPLSKRHSDGIFTDSYSRYRKQMAVKKYLAAVLGKRYRQRFRNKGRRVAYL; from the exons ATGGCAATGTCTAGTAAAGCGACTTTAGGATTACTCATCTACGGAATCATAATGCATTGCAGTGTCTACTGTTCACCTATTGGTCTTAGTTATCCTAAAATTAG ACTTGAAAGTGAGGTACCAATGTATGACGAAGACGGAAATTCGTTACAGGACTTGGCTTTTGACAGAGATCAAATTGCTATACGAAGCCCTCCCTCTGTCATTGACGACGTGTACACGTTATATTACCCACCGGAGAAGAg TGGGGGCAGCAATATGGAAGATGATTCAGAACCGTTATCCAAAAGGCATTCTGATGGGATCTTCACAGACAGCTACAGCCGCTACAGGAAACAAATGGCTGTCAAGAAATATCTTGCAGCGGTCCTGGGGAAAAGGTATAGACAGAGATTTAGAAACAAAGGACGCCGAGTAGCCTATTTGTAG
- the adcyap1b gene encoding adenylate cyclase activating polypeptide 1b isoform X1, with the protein MAMSSKATLGLLIYGIIMHCSVYCSPIGLSYPKIRLESEVPMYDEDGNSLQDLAFDRDQIAIRSPPSVIDDVYTLYYPPEKSGGSNMEDDSEPLSKRHSDGIFTDSYSRYRKQMAVKKYLAAVLGKRLCDAGCSLQLWCLASTLKSPRITDGYLVALQCCNPSAYISLSGACLCAAQNFDFSSTRIRLKVRYYYLFFQLFWSSSLEI; encoded by the exons ATGGCAATGTCTAGTAAAGCGACTTTAGGATTACTCATCTACGGAATCATAATGCATTGCAGTGTCTACTGTTCACCTATTGGTCTTAGTTATCCTAAAATTAG ACTTGAAAGTGAGGTACCAATGTATGACGAAGACGGAAATTCGTTACAGGACTTGGCTTTTGACAGAGATCAAATTGCTATACGAAGCCCTCCCTCTGTCATTGACGACGTGTACACGTTATATTACCCACCGGAGAAGAg TGGGGGCAGCAATATGGAAGATGATTCAGAACCGTTATCCAAAAGGCATTCTGATGGGATCTTCACAGACAGCTACAGCCGCTACAGGAAACAAATGGCTGTCAAGAAATATCTTGCAGCGGTCCTGGGGAAAAG GCTTTGTGACGCAGGATGCAGCTTGCAGCTTTGGTGCCTTGCTTCGACTTTAAAATCGCCACGAATCACAGATGGCTATTTAGTGGCCCTACAATGCTGCAACCCATCAGCTTACATTTCACTTTCTGGTGCTTGTCTATGTGCTGCGCAGAACTTTGATTTTAGTAGCACCAGGATTAGGCTTAAAGTGcgttattactatttattttttcaattgttttggAGTTCTAGTTTAGAGATTTGA
- the adcyap1b gene encoding adenylate cyclase activating polypeptide 1b isoform X2, whose translation MAMSSKATLGLLIYGIIMHCSVYCSPIGLSYPKIRLESEVPMYDEDGNSLQDLAFDRDQIAIRSPPSVIDDVYTLYYPPEKRTERHADGIFNKAYRKVLGQLSARKYLHSLMAKRVGGGSNMEDDSEPLSKRHSDGIFTDSYSRYRKQMAVKKYLAAVLGKSPEDYNYDQILQGIDALPDGEYEAYLGEWLKQFSLEIPAL comes from the exons ATGGCAATGTCTAGTAAAGCGACTTTAGGATTACTCATCTACGGAATCATAATGCATTGCAGTGTCTACTGTTCACCTATTGGTCTTAGTTATCCTAAAATTAG ACTTGAAAGTGAGGTACCAATGTATGACGAAGACGGAAATTCGTTACAGGACTTGGCTTTTGACAGAGATCAAATTGCTATACGAAGCCCTCCCTCTGTCATTGACGACGTGTACACGTTATATTACCCACCGGAGAAGAg AACAGAAAGGCATGCAGATGGAATATTTAATAAAGCCTACAGGAAGGTGCTGGGTCAGTTATCAGCAAGAAAATATCTCCATTCTCTGATGGCAAAACGTGTAGG TGGGGGCAGCAATATGGAAGATGATTCAGAACCGTTATCCAAAAGGCATTCTGATGGGATCTTCACAGACAGCTACAGCCGCTACAGGAAACAAATGGCTGTCAAGAAATATCTTGCAGCGGTCCTGGGGAAAAG CCCTGAAGACTATAATTATGACCAAATTCTACAAGGCATTGATGCTCTCCCGGATGGGGAATATGAGGCTTATTTGGGAGAATGGCTGAAACAGTTTTCTCTCGAGATTCCG GCTTTGTGA